One region of Thiomonas intermedia genomic DNA includes:
- a CDS encoding cytochrome c: protein MTQNTTGAALRALGAALIFGACAAAPAHALTLKTQSIALPSSTRVFPGDGPGAKAANTYCLMCHSVGMVMNQPDLPKAAWLVEVNKMKNTFKAPIPDDQVPVIADYLESIKGKK from the coding sequence ATGACTCAAAACACGACCGGCGCCGCGCTGCGCGCCCTGGGCGCCGCGCTGATTTTCGGCGCATGCGCCGCAGCACCCGCGCACGCCCTCACCCTCAAGACCCAGTCCATTGCGCTGCCCAGCAGCACCCGCGTCTTTCCGGGCGATGGCCCGGGCGCCAAGGCCGCCAACACCTACTGTCTGATGTGTCACTCGGTGGGCATGGTGATGAATCAGCCCGATCTGCCCAAGGCCGCCTGGCTGGTGGAAGTCAACAAAATGAAGAACACCTTCAAGGCGCCGATTCCCGACGATCAGGTGCCGGTAAT